Genomic segment of Triticum aestivum cultivar Chinese Spring chromosome 6A, IWGSC CS RefSeq v2.1, whole genome shotgun sequence:
CCCGATCTACGACACACTTGTACACCCGGTCCTTAACTCGGGCGGGATCCCACCGCTCCATCGCCATCTTCAATGCCACATGCTCTAGCTTCCTCATCCTGCGTAGTATCGTCTTTAGCGCCAGCTCCGTGCGCACGTCGTCCTTGAGTGCCTCCTGCATCGCTCCGAACATGTCGCCGTACATCTCCTGGAGAACCCCCTGGCACTCACGACGAGGGTAGAGTTCCTCAAATTTGTGTGGCCGTCCGTGGTGTCCCAGCGGTTCTTCTTCTAGTGCTTTCTTTGTGCGTCTTAATCGACCACCAGCTTCGAGTATGTGGTCTCAAACTCCCACGCCTTCCTACACCCAGAGAACTTGTCGCTCTTTGAGGTGTCGATGACAAGAGGGGAGGCGTGTCGGTCCGTCATCTTCCGTTCGTCGATGCGAGGTTTCTTCTTGTGCCCGTCGCCGACTGGGTTCATGGCCGCTGCGACGGCAGGGGCCTTGCGCTTTGCTGCGGGAGCACGATGCTCTTCCAACGTCTCCTTCATCATGCGACGCCTCAGAAAGTCGTGCCCAGTCAGAAGATACTCGGTGAAACCGCGGAGGAGATTGTTGTACGTGGAGCCGAAAACCTCCCAGGCCATCTTGTAGATCTCGTTCGCGTCGAGTGCCTCCTCCATCTGCACGTGAAAGAGCAACACGAGGACCCTGTCGTAGAGCCTGTCGCCCGCCAGCCTCACTCGCTCGATGAACTGCATGGGCTCAACTCTGTGACCATGGACAATGAAATATGCAATTTTATCTGGTGCCCCGGCTAACTCTGTGaccatgcatgtgcgactatgTTGAACTGGAATGTGCAACTCTACGGCTGGGCGTGAGCACCTCCCACATGAATTCATGTGCGGCTATGcggacgagattgtgcaactccatgGTCACACATGTATGATTCTGCAggcgagagtgtgcaactccacaTCCGTGTGTGAGCACCTGCCACAACAGTACGTGTGCGACTATGCGGACTAGGGTCTTCAACTCCGCGGCGTGCGATTACGCCGATGAGAGTGTGCAACTTCGCGGTTGTGCGTGTGCAACTATGTGACTATACAgatgagagtgtgcaactccatGGTCGTGCAAGAGCACCTCCTGTAGCCATGCGCGTGCGACTATGCAGGCCAGAGTGTGCACCCCTCGTGACCACGCATGTGGGACTACACAAGGAAAATCTTCAACTTGACAGTCGTGCGTGAGTATCTCCCGCACCTGTGCGTGAGCATCTCCTGCACCCCATGCGTGTGCGACTATGCAGATGAGAGTGTGCACCTACATGGCCACGTATGTGCAACTATgtcgacgagagtgtgcaacttcGTGGTCGTGCGTGTGCGAATATGTAGACGAACGCGTGCAATTCCGCGGCATGAGCATGCAACTCTGTGGCGTGACTGTGCAACTCCGCAACCGTCCTTGAGCCCCTCCCGTAGCCGTGCGTGTGCGACCATGCAGACAAGAGTATGCAACTTCGCAGCCAcgcatgtgcgactatgccgacAAGAGTGTGCAACTCTGCCGCTGCCATGTGCAACTATGCGAACGAGATTGTGTAACCCCGCAACCGTCCGTGAGCACCTTTGGCAGCCGCGTGTGTGCAATTATGCGGATAAGAGTGTGAAGCTCCGGCTACGCATGTGCGACTATACCGACGAGTGTGCAACCCCACCGATGTACATGAGCATCTCCCGCAGCCGGACGTGTGCCACTGTGCAGACAAGAGTGTGCAACTTCACGGACACACATATGCCACTATGTTTACGAGAGCGTGCAACTCCGCGGTCTTGCGTGTGCAACAATGGAGACAAAAGTATGCAACTCCGTAACTGCGGGTGTGCAATAATACCGATGAGACTATGGGACATGTCGATAAGAGTGTGCAACTCCAAGGACGCACGTGTGCAACTATGTCGACAAGAGTATGAAACTCCGCGGCCGTGCGTGAACTACCACGCTGACGAGAGTGTACAACCTTTTCCCTGCCCATTGACCCCTGAACTAGCCCTTCGAGTATGATGTGTAAGTTCTGCTGCCACCTGACCAACTACCTGATGGTCAATGTGCAATTCTATAAATATGGTTGTGTAAGTCTTATAATTTCCAAAAATTACGAGATGATAATTTACAGAATATAAAGAGACATGTACATTCAGTACAAACGGAGGACAGAAATGCAGAAGAACCAAAGAAATAAGGTTATCATCGTTTATGGCTGCGAATCAATCGATTCGTTTGCTGCTACTTCTAAACAAGCAACACTGCTTTGCTCGTGCGCGGTTGAGACGGAGGGCATCCTTATCGTTCATTCGCTGTTATTGTTGCTCCTTTTGCGGTCACACCGCGGAGGACGGTAGTTATTGCTCGCGCCACAGTTTCGCGAGGATGCAGGTCGAGAGCGGCGACCATGTTGGtcgctgccggcgagcaccttgACCTCACATGCCTAGTCCTTCTCCTTCTCATGTCGCTGCTCCGATGGGTATGTCGCGGTGGCCACCGAAATCGGGCGCCGCCGGCGCAAGTTGGGCCGGAGGAGGCCAGCTGACGTAAGGGAATGGGAAGGAAGGTTTTTGCACAATGGTGGATAACGGCAACAAACGCCAGCCGTCCGCATCACGGTTGAGAGAAAGTATTTCAGGGATTTGAAATCATTTGCGTCGTGCTCTATATTCTCGGGCCGTGGCCCTCTTATACGATATGTAAAATTTGCTTCAGAAGAAAGACCAAGAAAAACGGATCTATTGTTTGATCGATTCATACTCGTACAGGCACTTAACACGAGACCAAAACATCCAGACCCAACACGACAAACAAAAAAGCTTGAGTTATTTTTAGTTATTATTACTCGGCTCACACGAGACGACTCGGCTATTCCGTGACGCGAAACTTGGCGTGATCCTGCCTAGTGCCTAGTCCACTTTGACCTCGAAGACGTCCTTGCGCTCCTCCTCCTTGACCTTGGGCACGACCACCCGGAGCACGCCGTTCTTCATCTCGGCCTTGATCTGGTCCATCCGGTACACGTCCCCGGCGAGCTCGAGCCGGCCGCTGTACCTCGGCGCGTCGGCGCCCTCCCGGTCCGATTCCTTCTCGCCCTCGCCCTTGATCACCAGGCTGTTCTGCTCCGCCCACACCTTCACGTGCTCCTTGCCCAGCCCCGGCATGTCCACCCTCAGCCGCGGCGCGTCCGCGTCCTCCCTCGCGTTCCACCCGCGCCggagcggcgccgcccgcgccgcgccgtcgGGGGACGCCGCCGCCACGTCGTCCAgcatgctcagcagccggcccaggcTCTGCGGCGCGCTGAACGGGTCACGGAACACATCTGCACAAGAACAGTCAGCACAGAACTCTGTCACGCACGCTGCCGGAGTTGGAATCTGGTTCAGATCGCGCAGCGGAGAGATGAATCCAACGCGTTGGAGTGACAAGCATGGTGCGGGATGACGACTACCTGAGAAGAAGCTGGGCACGCCGACGTCGCGCTCGCGCGCGCCGCTGCGGGGGCTGCGCTCGACCGCCTCGTCCCGGTCGTAGCTCCGGAGGGGCGCGCCGGCGTTGTACCCGCGGACGccgccggcgacggcagccggcCTGAGAGCCGACCCGGAGGACGCGGCCAGGAGGTTCTCCATGGCGCGCACCAGCGGGATCCTGTTGGAGAACACCACCCGTGATGCCATTGTCCACGCTCTCCCTTCTCTCCCTGCCTGTGTTCGTCGGATGTTTCTGGATTTTACTGCGATGAGCACGACGCGGATCGCCGGGGACTGTGGAGATTTATATCCGCGATGTGGCTTGGGGAAGGATTTAGAAGCTTCGCGAATGCCCCGCCGCGCAGCTGCGCTCCGAACAGTCCAGAAGGCACGGGAATGCGTCCGGCACCTTTCCCCGCGATGTCTGGACCCACCTACAAGGCCCAGGCCCAGGCCCAACGGGCGTATAGTCCATTATAAGCCCAAAACCCAAGAGCAGCGATGATAGTACGAGGCCCATAAGCCCAACTGAAGCATACGCGGAGTACCGACCGAGCCCACCCGCTCCATCTTCGCTTCCGACCCCAAATCCACCGAACCGGATCAACTCCAAAAAAAAAAAATCCACCGAATTGGGTTTAGATCGGGGAGAGACGGCCATGGACGAGGAGGAGCACGAGGTGTACGGCCAGGAGATCCCCGTGGACGGCGACATGGAAGGCGCCGACGTCGACATGGCCGCCGCCGGAGACGACGCAGCGAAGGTCCACCCCTGCCCCCACCCCCATCCCCATCCCTCGGCTCCCTGTCTGCGCGCTAAACCCTAAACCTAGTTTAGTTCTGACCGCGCGCTTTCTCGCCCGCTGCAGGAGCTCGACGAGATGAAGCGTAGGCTcaaggagatggaggaggaggccgccgccctGCGCGACATGCAGGCCAAGGTCGCCAAGGAGATGCAAGGTTGTCTTTCTAGATGCGCCTCCTTGTACTTGTCGCGATTTGCTTAGGTTGGTTTTAGCCGCTTTTGATCTATTTGGGGATGCCTCGTGATGGTCTTGTAATCCCACACGCAGTAGGCTATCAGGCAATTTGATGAACTTGAGATTGGTACTCATAAATCTGACCAAATTACTGTTTCTTTTACACCGTAAAATTGCAACTATTGTAGGTGTTGTTTGTAACTTTATGGCCCATTCTGTAGTGTTGAGTAGGTAAAATAAATCGGATGAATTGTGCCTTCTGCACATAGTGCCGATGTGTGTAGTTTGTAACCACACGCGAGCAGTATGTTTTAAGTTCCTTCTGCACCACTATTGAGTTACATGAATCTGAACGTTGACTGGTTTGCTGTTTGTAATCCCGGCATAGACTCTAGAGATCTGGTTCTTCTATATGACTATGTCCAGGATATGCACTTCAAGAATAATTTTGTGCTAATGTTTCAATTTTAAACTGCCGCCATATTTCAGAGTTCCTCCCTTATTTTTCAGTATTTTATATCATATTGGGACCCTTGTTCTTTTCTCTCTCTATAATACTCACTCTTCTCCAATCTTTCTGCTCCTTGTACTGATTACTTCATATTTTCATAATATCACCAACAGTAAATTTAGGTCTGTGCAATGAAGATATGCCTCGTGGTTTCTTGCTTATGTAGTTGAAGTAGTGGCATGATTGTGTAGCATGCCTTGTATTAATCTTTGTTTTGGCATGAATACTTATTCGTGTCTTGTGGTAAAAACAAGCGAGTGTGGGATAAATGTTATGGCTGTCTTTCAAAATGATTTTCCATGGTTATGCATATGCTTGCTTTTTGGGCTAATTTTGGACATTTTCTCATTAAATATATATCTGGATGAGCTTTAGACATTTGATTTAGTGTTTACTGCCTTTTTATTTGTGATGGATCCGTTGGTGCTTACAGCAAAGTTTTCTAACACAATGTGATTTATTTTTATCAGTGTTTTGGTGCCTCATCTTTTATGTGCTACCAGTTGTCTTATGCACTTACCTATTTTCTTCTGTAGGAGGAGATGCCAATGCGTCTACAGCTGAGGCAAAAGAACAGGTTGATGCCCGCTCTGTTTATGTTGGAAATGTAAGATTTCctaatctctctctcacacatgcaTGGCTGGTGGCCGCACACATGCCAAATGTTGGGTCTGTATTATGATAGATGTACACTTGTGTTGCCAAGGTATTCGTATAGTTGTTGGCTATGTAGCATAAAAAGTGTGGATATATGGACTTCATTAGATATTGGGTACTGACTGCTAGTTAgtcgaaaatgtctttggtgcacttaaCTTAGATAAGGGATACTTACGCCAAAAGGTCTGATTTATTCTCCACTTCTCTTATGTTCAAATGTTCAATGCATAATATGGAGTGGATCCTGAAATTGCTCTGTTCCTGCCTACCGTTGCTGTCAGCAGGCAATATATAGCTAATTCATAACTCTTTGATATGCTATTGCTCTTAATTGTAGTTCATGCTTAATGCCGTTCCTCATAGCAAAGGATAATTTCCATTTGCAGTTTTGCAGTGTTGTTTAGATTAGTGTTAACCTTTGTCACCATCATTTGCTAGTATGCTAAAATCTCAGAAAATGTATACTATTGTTTTTATATTGGAATGTCCCCCTGTTCTAATGCTCTGGTGCATTAATTGCACAATGTGATGGTCGCAGGGGTAGGCTTTTGATATCAAGAACTTTCCGATGGTTCAGTACCATCTCGTGTTTTAGTATATATTAGTAGATTAAGAGAAAAATCCCTGGAAAAAAGAAGAAATATATCCTGGAAAAATGGATAGAAAAAAGCAGAAAAAAGAAAAACGAGTTTACATAGTATAGGATAAGTTACCTCCCTGAAGACAGAAAGGAAGTCTAGAAATCTGCTGCTCTTGGCGCTTGAGACTTGGACCTGCGTGTGATGTGGTGTGATTCTAAACCACTCGTACAGTGAGAATCATCTGAACGGTGGATAGGTATGACATGTAAGTGTATCATCAGAATGGAGCCTTATGTTGACCGTTCTTTTGCTCACTCTGAATGTGCGCTTGCTTATCGCTCCTCTCCCTCTTTTCACTTCAGAACTGTCCATGTGCTACCAAAACCCATATTCATGCTGCTCCTTTTCGCTCTCTTTATGGTCTATCGTTGATCTTTCTCTAAACGTGATGTCTGCTTCTGCGTTAGCATAAAAGTGTTTCTAACGGTTTACGAGGATTACATGTAACTCTAAATGCAAGTAAAGTTGCCCAACATTCTGTACTTCCCACAGAGCTGAGTTTATATATGGAATTGCAGAAGACAAAATTTTACTTTAACTAAATGCTGTTGAGGTACTTCCTACCTTAAGATTCTTGAAGGGAGTATAGTTATATAGAAGATTAACCAAACGTTGATACTAACAGAACTTTTCTTGAACTGCTTTTCTTGAAATGCTTGCATTATAGACTGTAGGGAGCAAAAGAATATAGAAGTTGCATCTTCCACACGCAAGTTTATGCTGTTAGCAGGCTTTCAAGCTTTTCTTCACATGTGTTCCGTAAATTACAACTTCTCCATGTGTCATGCAATGCATGACTTTTACTTTTACCGTTCTCAGATTGTTAACTATcatccaccccacccccaccccccaaaaaAAGCATAGTCCCACAAATGTTCCTCTGCGAATCATACTTAATGACTTCTCATCTACTTCCCTATGGATTATgtaatctcattcattgttcctaTTGGATACCGCTACTTACGGTAGCGAGGTTTCTGTTGTACCTTCAATTTTGACTTTTGAGGAATAACCATTTAGATCTTGAATATCATCGACTAATCTCTATATCAGCGATAGTTTTCTCTGGCTGTATAATTTAACCTTCCCTCGGTTACAATGTCATTTGCATTTGTTTTAATCTTGAGCTTGTGTAGTAAGTCAAAGACCATCTATATTCGTCATTAactaatacttcctccgtccggaaatatctACGTCCATTTCTCCAGCaggtatttccggacggagggagtatacagcTGTAAGCAGCTGTTTATAACTATATGATTAcccttcaagtgcaaagtagacaCAATATCTAGTAGAATCTTGTTGTGTCAGTAAATTCTTAGCTGAATAATCTATTTTTTTAATCTTTCATCTCCATCCAGTTGAGATTTGTTTTTCTGATATTATCATGTACTGCAGGTTGATTATGCGTGTACACCAGAGGAAGTGCAGCAGCATTTCCAAGCTTGTGGAACCGTCAACAGAGTGACAATCTTGACCGACAAGTTTGGACAGCCAAAAGGCTTTGCTTATGTGGAATTTCTAGAACAAGAAGCCGTTCAGGAGGCTCTTAATCTGAATGAATCTGAGTTGCATGGTCGCCAGATCAAGGTGCAGACATATTAACAGCTTTTCATTCAGACATTGAGTTTCCAGTACCACCTCTCTTTAATAATGTCTTTGAGTTTAAAATCAACCTTCATTCTGTTGTGCCCAACAGGTGTCACCAAAGAGGACTAACGTCCCTGGGATGAAGCAGCGTCCTCCACGCGGATTCAATCCCTACCATGCCTACCCTTATAGATCATACGGGGCACCGTATTTCCCACCGTACGGATATGGGTGAGTTCCGCAGCTTTTGCAAAACGTGGATGTTCAATTGTATGGCCTGTTCTAACAGATATCTTATCTTTTTGTGCTATTTTCAGGAGAGTTCCCAGATTCCGCCGGCCGACACGCTACAGGCCGTACTTCTGAGGGGACGAGGCTTCCATGAAGCTCAACGCAATGCCAGTAGCCATACTGCGGAATAATCTAGCTGCCGCTGTTTCAGTTACATTGTTTGACTGGTAGGCATAATCTGACGACGGTCGAATGCCCCTATCGTGTCATCTTAAGCTCTGTTGTACTGTGGGCTTGCAGTATGCATTCAGTCATGTGGTGAAGTTGGTTTGCTGTACTTGGTAGTCGTGTTGTCTGTCGTGGTTATTATGTTGGCCCGAATGAAGTTATGATGCCATGTTCTGAGCCTATAACCCTCTGAATCTGAAGTATAGCATATGTCAGGCCCCAACCGCTTTGATCTCTGAAGAAATCGACACTCCGTTCTGCTTAGCTGAAGAAACCAAACATTCCCGGCTGTTGGATCTGCATCTAACGGCAACTTACTGCTTCGTTGAGCTGCCTCGAAGCACTGCAGCCCTCCATCGCAGCTAATGTTAGTCTTCCTATCTCTGTTTGAAATCCGAGAACAGCACTGGGGcactttttactttttactttctAAAAAATGCAAGCCTATAAAGCCTATAAACCCTAGCCGACATGTTTTGGTTGGCCTAAGTGCATATCCTAATTCGTCGTAAATTCCTCGCAATCATCCCACAAAGTGTGCTACTCTTGAGTGATTTTGACTGAATTTCTCCCCTCTTCAGTTCTTCAGGCTAGTAGCGCCTAATATGGCAGATCGTCCACGCGTTCGACTCACCATGGCTTCAGGAGCAATTCAAGTCATGTGCGATACAAGTTGAAGTTGAAGCCATGTCCGTGTTGGACACGATCCCCTCCTGATACGAATTCTACATATTCTGAGGTTGTAGTACGCAATAGCTAGTCGAGTCGATTCTCGCTGCGTGGGGTTCTCTCGTGCGCGATCGTCGAACCCCGTACGTACGCATCACCATGTGGCTCCTAATCAAGATCATCTACCACATCCACATGATCAAGTTCAAGGGTGCCATCGCGAAgctcgaggaggcggcggcgcgcgcccACGGCCGGCCGGCGAGGCTCGACCGGCTGCGCTCGGCCTGCCGCCACCTGCGAGGCGTGTACAGCCACCTCACCAGAATGCACGACTTCCTCGAGAGCGACCTCCCCGGCGACGACCGGCTGGGGATCTGGGGCCGGCGGGGCGCCGGCAAGACGTCGCTCCTCACGCCGCTCCGGCAGCCCAGCCCGTACCACGCCCTCTTCGACCGCGTGTTCTATTTGGACGTGGGCAGCGGGTGGTCGGTGACCGACGTGCAGCTCGGCATCTGCTGCACCTGCATGGGCTGCAGCTA
This window contains:
- the LOC123128451 gene encoding 24.1 kDa heat shock protein, mitochondrial yields the protein MASRVVFSNRIPLVRAMENLLAASSGSALRPAAVAGGVRGYNAGAPLRSYDRDEAVERSPRSGARERDVGVPSFFSDVFRDPFSAPQSLGRLLSMLDDVAAASPDGAARAAPLRRGWNAREDADAPRLRVDMPGLGKEHVKVWAEQNSLVIKGEGEKESDREGADAPRYSGRLELAGDVYRMDQIKAEMKNGVLRVVVPKVKEEERKDVFEVKVD
- the LOC123128452 gene encoding polyadenylate-binding protein 2 translates to MDEEEHEVYGQEIPVDGDMEGADVDMAAAGDDAAKELDEMKRRLKEMEEEAAALRDMQAKVAKEMQGGDANASTAEAKEQVDARSVYVGNVDYACTPEEVQQHFQACGTVNRVTILTDKFGQPKGFAYVEFLEQEAVQEALNLNESELHGRQIKVSPKRTNVPGMKQRPPRGFNPYHAYPYRSYGAPYFPPYGYGRVPRFRRPTRYRPYF